The DNA segment GCACCAGAAGAAGACATCGTCCTCAAGTATTCGAGGGATCTGACCGAACTGGCGAAAAAAGGAACGCTTGATCCTGTCATCGGTCGGGACGGCGATATCGAACGGCTTATTCAGATTCTTTCGAGAAGAAGCAAGAACAACCCGTGCCTTATCGGAGAACCGGGTGTTGGAAAAACAGCAATCGTCGAAGGTCTGGCGCAAAGGATTGCGGACAGTCAAGTTCCAAGCAGGCTCTTAAACAAGAGGATCATGGCCCTTGATATGGCCAGGGTGGTTGCGGGATCGAAATACCGCGGCGAGTTCGAAGCGCGCATGACTGCCGTCTTGAAACAAATCGAGGAATCCGGCGACATCATCTTGTTTTTAGACGAGGTCCATACGATTGTGGGCGCCGGTGGGGCGGAAGGCGCGATCGACGCGTCGAACATCCTTAAACCAGCGCTTGCAAGGGGTGAGGTGCAGGTGGTCGGGGCCACCACCATCGACCACTATAAGAAATCGATCGAGAAGGACGCAGCCCTTGAAAGGCGGTTCCAGCCGCTCCTGATCAAAGAACCCGGTGCAGAAGCCGCTATCGAGATGCTTCACGTGCTCAGACCCAGGTTTGAAGCGCATCATGGGCTCAAGGTCTTGGACGAGGCCATCGAGGCGGCTGTAAGACTCACCCAAAGATATATCACAGAGCGGTTTTTGCCTGACAAGGCGGTGGATGCGATGGATGAGGCGAGCGCAAGGCTTAGTCTGACAACCGACGCACTACCAGATGCGGTACTGACCCTGCAAAAAGAACTTGAAACCATTCGAAGTACAAAATCGAGGGCAGTAGACGAGCAGGAATTCGAAGAAGCGGCTGCCTTGAGAAATAAGGAGATCGAACTAGAGGCCGATATTGAAGAAGCCTTTAAAAAGGTTGAGGCCACCGATACAAGAGAACGAAGTCTGACGGCGGGCGATGTTGAAAATGTGGTTTCGGTAATGACCGGGATTCCTGTTCATAGGTTACGGCTTACAGAGACCAGAAGGCTTTTGGAACTCGAATCGATACTGCAAAGGCGTGTAAAGGGCCAAAGCAGCGCCATAAGTACCCTTGCAAGGGCTGTGAGAAGGTCTCGCATCGGGCTGAACGATCCTAAAAAGCCGATGGGTTCCTTTATCTTTTTAGGACCTACAGGTGTTGGAAAAACAGAACTTGCCAAAACACTTGCCGAGGCTTTGTTTGACGATGAGGGTGCGATGGTTAGGATCGATATGTCCGAATACATGGAGAAGCACAGCGTATCAAGGCTGATCGGTTCTCCACCGGGTTATGTCGGATTCGACGATGGAGGCCAGCTTACCGAGAAGGTGAGGACGACTCCGTATTCGCTGGTGCTCTTCGATGAAATCGAAAAGGCGCACCCCGAGGTCTTCAATGTGCTGCTTCAGCTGCTTGATGACGGTCGCCTTACCGATGCGAAAGGTAGAACGGTCAATTTTAAGAATACCCTGATTATCATGA comes from the Fusibacter sp. A1 genome and includes:
- a CDS encoding ATP-dependent Clp protease ATP-binding subunit; amino-acid sequence: MFNQFSDRSMAVLNDAITFAKDNGHAYVGTEHLLIGLLIRPHALIKPIIERYDLNLKSISLSILDIIGKDASSEFIEGYTAKAKLAFEMAFEEARKFRSPKVEPPHLLLAILRDSDSIASQLLNSHKVTFESALENILKAMNPKVNVIRIQSSGIQKEDNKQLGAPEEDIVLKYSRDLTELAKKGTLDPVIGRDGDIERLIQILSRRSKNNPCLIGEPGVGKTAIVEGLAQRIADSQVPSRLLNKRIMALDMARVVAGSKYRGEFEARMTAVLKQIEESGDIILFLDEVHTIVGAGGAEGAIDASNILKPALARGEVQVVGATTIDHYKKSIEKDAALERRFQPLLIKEPGAEAAIEMLHVLRPRFEAHHGLKVLDEAIEAAVRLTQRYITERFLPDKAVDAMDEASARLSLTTDALPDAVLTLQKELETIRSTKSRAVDEQEFEEAAALRNKEIELEADIEEAFKKVEATDTRERSLTAGDVENVVSVMTGIPVHRLRLTETRRLLELESILQRRVKGQSSAISTLARAVRRSRIGLNDPKKPMGSFIFLGPTGVGKTELAKTLAEALFDDEGAMVRIDMSEYMEKHSVSRLIGSPPGYVGFDDGGQLTEKVRTTPYSLVLFDEIEKAHPEVFNVLLQLLDDGRLTDAKGRTVNFKNTLIIMTSNVGVKELSEKKRVGFDMGHDAEEAYDQMQRDLMAALKSKFRPEFVNRIDDIIVFDMLSKEVISDIIDLELIEITDRLRSRRLGLELSESAKSYLIEEGFSRIYGARPLKRLMTKCIADQVAMYLLKYPQTSDCNLLCYLKDGSIHVRRQPTTEDKDG